In Ciona intestinalis chromosome 7, KH, whole genome shotgun sequence, the genomic window TTTACGAAGATGGATTTTCGCAGGGGTGATATAGTTGGCTGGCATGTAATAAGTTTTTATTGGTCAAAATTAAAGATAAATCTTGGAAAATTGGGATAAGTTGATATCAAGTTTTTATGGGTAAGGAGTAAAAATATGTCTTACAAAAACATGGGAAAATTGAATGacaaatgtaatgttttttttactttttacagtAATCATGAAAATCTGTTAgaattagttttataaatcaaaatatagaACTCttgcaataataataaaagttaaaataaatttgttgtaCTTATACaaccaattaaaaaatgttaaaatatagtttaaaaagtgTAATTTTATAATGACTACATAaaccagtgctcttcaaccggtgtgcacggtgcaccctagggtgcatcaaaatatgccaggggtgcaccagaacaaaagggtatacaagggtgcatcacaaccTTCAAcgattttcagcaataatactCAGTTTTGAAcacttttaacaaatttagccatttttctacagtttttttatatgaattctatatcttgcatcacagGGAATTGCGaaacgtcattagttttacgttaaagcaatcaggggtgcatgagtttgtcgcaacaactttaggggttcaccaacccaaaaaaggttgaagagcactgacataaacaacctttttttaaaaaagaaaaaaaaatagtcaaaatataaatttcataAATCTTGTTCTATCTTTACTGATATTAAACCTGAATTGACTGCCACTATATAAGCACTACACTACATAAACTGTAAACTAATCTAACCTCTGATGCTTCTCTTGctgttttctttattatttctttcttttttttcttctgtttctgacacaaaagaaaacatgaataaaaaatcaaagaaactgtatatatatataatatatatgtcaaaattccaaatttttctacaacgtatatatattaagataTAACATACTAAAACGTAACTTTAAATATCACATAAAAACCTATGGACTCTTCTAATGACAGCATATAGCTATCAGATAAATCCAAGTTGACATTCTTAGCATTTAAGCGACTCACCAGTTTTCCTTTTCCTTCCCCGGTCAGTGAAATATCGACCTATCCTCCCAATCTGTCCTTGATCGGGACATCCCATAGTGAACACCTGGTGTACAACAAAGCATTGCTGATACTACTACTACAAAAaaaggttccctatgttttgAAACTATAGGTGTTAAATAAATCTCAAGTATTACCAAGAACTCAAATGGGGTCATTTATACCATGCATGGCAGCCAAAGTATATGCattcactacattaatcaatgaggttccctatgtttgacaactatgagtgtaactgtattttaacaatgtcaccccaaattgtaccctgctgttaggtgtctatacaagcAAGCAGAGACAAAGTAtgttgcattcaccacattaatcaatgaggttccctatgtttgacactgtattttaacaatgtcaccccagattttaccctgttgttaggtgtctatacaaacaagcagagccaaagtatattgcattcactacattaatcaatgaggttccctatgtttgacaactatgagtgtaactgtattataacaatgtcaccccagattttaccctgttgttaggtgtctatacaaacaagcagagccaaagtatattgcattcactacattaatcaatgaggttccctatgtttgacaactatgagtgtaactgtattttaacaatgtcaccccaaattgtaccctgctgttaggtgtctatacaagcAAGCAGAGACAAAGTAtgttgcattcaccacattaatcaatgaggttccctatgtttgacactgtattttaacaatgtcaccccagattttaccctgttgttaggtgtctatacaaacaagcagagccaaagtatattgcattcactacattaatcaatgaggttccctatgtttgacaactatgagtgtaactgtattataacaatgtcaccccagattttactaTATGTCAAATGTGGTACGCATATACagccaaatatttataaaagcaTTTCCACCCACCTTCCCGGACATTGTAACCATAACTAGATGGTCGTTTCCTGAATCGACATCAACCACCGTTTCATTGATGGAGGTTAGTTGAGTTGGACATTTACAAACTTCTTCTTCCTTAATTAAACCAATGACTCCACGGCCATCCTAGGAGCAAAAGGGGTTGTTTTAGAGCAAAAATTTCAAGGTAGGGATGGCTGTTATAACGTGTAACATGTAATAACTGCAGATGTGATGACATGTAAAAAAGGCAGAGCTTTCCAAAAATGGTGTCACATAACAAACTTAAGGGTCATTGACAGTTTGAcaatttttacacaaagtacaacatatattatactattaaCCTACTAATACTAACTTACGTTGAAAATCGGGAACAGAAGAGGTATTATTCTGTATTATGTTCATATAATATATGCTGCGAAATTCACTTTTATAAACCCGTCACAAAGGGATATAAAGGGGTTACCGAAAGCCACATCCATTAGGTGTCCTACATCAAACGAAACATACTCATCCTGAAGGATTGATGgacactgggttggaccaatTTATGTAAAGTGTCTTACCACAATCATAAACacataataaatacaaacatgcTTACCCTAAATGACCCCCACACAAATACCTTCCCACCATCTGTAAGTGCGCAGGTATGACTATCACCGGCAGATATATGGACAACTCTCCTCTCAGTTAGAGGGCCAACTGGTAATGAATGACGTGTTATAAGAATAAATGACAAATGTAGAAAAATGCGTAAGCTAAACTTCTGTAGAAAAtggaaaacagtttttaaatgaaaataatgttaattgagattgaaaaaaatggtaaaacgagtaaaaataaataactatattgtatatgggtaaggtcttaCAGTAAGACAAACCATAAGGCGGACATTTGAGCtcaagttggcccattatcccgaAACTTAGAATGGTAAGAATAACTCTACCAAAGTAAAACAGTTTTGCGACAgatgtatgaaatattttagcgggaatttaaaaaaaatgaactaaATGTCGTTAAATAACAGCAATgtatcaataaaatattaacaatatagCTTGACAGCTATTTCCACCAAAAATTCACTATAATAATTCAGATCAACAgaatttttgctaaaaataattGGTGGTTTACATTCGTcattaaactaaatattcaTCACAATGCATAGTAGTGAcaacataacaaaaattatgacatcataacataATTACCAATCAGTTTAGGTTCATATTCTGAATCATCATCAGCTGTATCGCGACCGAGGGCAAATTCATCGTTACATCCGAACGTGTAGATctagaaagttttaaaatattataagcCAATACAATTTAACTGTGGTCACAGTTAAGTTGTATTGGCTTATAAAGGTTGCTGTACAACAATACATCTAAGGCTTTTTGGAAATCTgttatttacagttttttttacatttactaTGTTTATAATCAGTATCTGTACTAAGTTCTAACAGGCAAATGAGCAGCTTTTACACTGGTGTGTTGGGCCAGGCCTTTTTTTACACTGGCCAACTTAAACTGCAGGACCTCACTTATATTACATACAATGTAAGATTAGaaaaatgtatatacataGGGCCAGTGGCACAGCCAAAAAAAGGGAagtaatcaaaaaattttccaaaaaaaatgttttgaatttttttttaaaaatatttttaaatttttttggggggtttataaaggggggtcgcgaccccctaaaccccctggctgcgccactgcataTTGCATAGGCCTAGTgattcatttataaattttgaaatcCTAAATTTTTGGCACatgaattataattataaatgcTTATTTTAACTACCAAGTTTATAGATATTTTACCTTATGTTGATCAGTGAGACATACAGTATGCATCCCCCCTGCTACAACCTTCTTCACTTTTTCATCAGCAATACTGGCAACAATAGCTGGCTTCTTTCTCGACATAATATCCTCCCCGAGACCCAACTGACCCATGTCACCCTGCCCCACTGTGAGGGCAACCCCTGTAGGGAGATTCCCGAAATCAGGAAATACGGACACATCTCCATTTGGCTCTGTGAAATAttctattatattatttaattagttcatttacctaaaataaaatgataatttaAATTGCATGAAGAATAGGCACCAAGATGTTTCTATTCGGGAAAAGCACAAAGGGAAAGGTAGACCTGCCtttctatgaaacaaatctaacttgtTGGTTTTAACTTGAAAGGTATAGTAACTTAGCACCTAAGATagatattaattattatatacatagtaaactgaaaaaaaaaacaattgaactTTGTTAATGTAAAACATGCAAGTTTCACAAAGCTCATAAACCATCTCAACTGGCACAGTTACCGGCAATAGCAAACCCAGCTAATCTATGTTTAATGTTCACCTTGACTTTTTTGAACTTTGAAAGTTTCACATAGATCTTAAACTATctttacattttaaagttttataaccaACTCACCAAAAAATGTATTACGGTGAACATTATACCATATCACAGCACACATGCAATccataacaatttatttatctttcaAGCATCAAATATTTACTAAAGTACCAACATTGAAACATTCTATGTAACTATAAAGCTTTGCCTAATTTATAAATTGCTAACAACTGAATAAATACAAACGTTACTCATTTTTTTGGCGTGAGTTATCAGATTACAAAATTGGTGATGCAGAGTACATGATGTATTTAGGTTAAACAAATCATTTAACACCAAATGATGTAATGCATAGTTATTATAGTGATTTACAAAAAAGACATAGGCCATTTTGCAACATATTCTAAATGACGCATTTCATCGCCTTTTTTAAGTAGCTAAGCTAGTCAGTAACTTTTTTGGGTTAaactagttaaaaaaaaagacCATTACAAGTTAGAAAATGTAAACCACTGATGATGACAGCAAAACATAAGTCAAAGTCACTTAAGTTTCTAACTTCATgcgaaaataatttattatgctttttaaaaaacaaaaaataaaataatttacataaatGAACCACCCAAATTTTGAGAAGTGTCCTagttcaataaaaacaaaacaacagttagtCACAATAAATTAATAGTAAGATAATTCATTTGATTAGAGTAATTAAAAAGCACGgctaaataaataacaaacaccAAACACACCTTCATTTAACTTTGTCTTTTTATTCACAGGGTCCTGGCTTGAAGTTGGAGTTTGACCGTTTTCATCATCGATGTCTAAACCTCGCTTTCGTGGGTTGCCTGGCGAATAATAAATAGGTTTCtttgaatgaaaacaaaatcTATTGGTCatgttaataaaatatctcaaaattagttaacaaaaaaatatatatacgcCAGTCGCTActgacatttaaaaaagacCCGTTAAAATTCGCTTAtagataaaacagaaaatgaaataactaCATTCGTACGATATCATAAACATACCTGTCTGTTTCTTTTCCGATACTTTTGTAGTTGACGCAGATTTCTTTCCTTTATCTTCAGTTTGAACTCGTGTTTTAGAATTTCGAGCTGAAGCACTCCGAGAcaccattatgatgtc contains:
- the rcc1 gene encoding regulator of chromosome condensation (The RefSeq protein has 1 frameshift compared to this genomic sequence) codes for the protein MVSRSASARNSKTRVQTEDKGKKSASTTKVSEKKQTGNPRKRGLDIDDENGQTPTSSQDPVNKKTKLNEEPNGDVSVFPDFGNLPTGVALTVGQGDMGQLGLGEDIMSRKKPAIVASIADEKVKKVVAGGMHTVCLTDQHKIYTFGCNDEFALGRDTADDDSEYEPKLIVGPLTERRVVHISAGDSHTCALTDGGKVFVWGSFRDGRGVIGLIKEEEVCKCPTQLTSINETVVDVDSGNDHLVMVTMSGKVFTMGCPDQGQIGRIGRYFTDRGRKRKTANYITPAKIHLRKVRGSKKPVIVKVFCGSYTTWVLSSEGHVYGFGLNNYKQLGFPDGENRYIPEYVETLSDIGCKQIAGGQHHTLVLDHKGSVYTIGRGDYGRLGHGSDVIEASEPKKINSLCDITSITATSCVSFAVDKDGKAYGWGLGTNLQLTTGDEEDEWEPVELTGKNLEKRSVLQVASGGQHTVILAQDNVES